One genomic segment of Sminthopsis crassicaudata isolate SCR6 chromosome 2, ASM4859323v1, whole genome shotgun sequence includes these proteins:
- the TIGD6 gene encoding tigger transposable element-derived protein 6, whose protein sequence is MANKGNKKRRQFSLEEKMKVVEAVDSGKRKGDVAKEFGITPSTLSTFLKDRAKFEEKVREASVGPQRKRMRNALYDDIDKAVFAWFQEVHAKNILVSGSVIRKKALNLANMLGYDNFQASVGWLNRFRDRHGIALKAICREDNDKLMNGIGIDKVNEWHAGEIIKLIADYSPDDIFNADETGMFFQLLPQHTLAAKGDCCRGGKKARQRLTALFCCNASGTEKMRPLIVGKSATPRCFKNVHSLPCDYRANQRAWMTRDLFNEWLMKVDAKMKQAERRILMLIDNCSAHNMLPRLERIQVGYLPSNCTAVLQPLNLGVIHTMKVLYRSRLLKQILLNLNSNKEKEKISIKQAIDMIAGAWWSVKQTTVVKCWQKAGIIPMEFSDTDPEDDEEPDTAIEKLWNSVAIATCVPNEVTFQDFVTADNDLLISRELMDVEIVESMMAGASPEEVESESEDDEGVSLLEQPKLTIAEAISSVEKLRQFLSTCTDVPDAVFGQLNGIDEYIMTSVTQTLVESNITDFLQTK, encoded by the coding sequence ATGGCTAACAAGGGGAACAAAAAACGTCGACAGTTTtctttggaggaaaaaatgaaagtagtAGAAGCAGTGGATTCTGGCAAGCGAAAAGGAGATGTGGCAAAGGAATTTGGTATCACTCCTTCTACATTATCCACATTCCTAAAAGATCGTGCTAAATTTGAAGAAAAGGTAAGGGAAGCATCTGTGGGACCACAACGGAAAAGAATGCGTAATGCACTCTATGATGACATTGACAAGGCTGTGTTTGCTTGGTTTCAGGAAGTTCATGCAAAAAACATTCTTGTAAGTGGATCAGTGATTCGAAAAAAAGCATTGAATTTGGCAAATATGTTAGGCTATGACAATTTTCAAGCAAGTGTTGGATGGCTTAATAGATTTCGTGATCGTCATGGGATTGCTTTAAAAGCAATCTGCAGAGAGGATAATGATAAATTAATGAATGGTATAGGAATAGATAAGGTTAATGAATGGCATGCTGGTGAAATTATAAAGCTGATTGCTGACTACAGTCCAGATGATATTTTTAATGCTGATGAAACAGGCATGTTTTTCCAGTTGTTGCCACAACATACACTTGCTGCTAAAGGCGATTGCTGCAGAGGAGGCAAGAAGGCCAGACAACGGTTGACTGCACTTTTTTGTTGCAATGCATCAGGAACTGAAAAAATGAGACCATTGATTGTTGGCAAATCAGCTACCCCACGATGCTTTAAGAATGTGCATTCACTTCCTTGTGATTACCGTGCCAACCAGAGGGCATGGATGACTCGAGATCTGTTTAATGAGTGGCTGATGAAAGTTGATGCAAAGATGAAACAAGCAGAACGCAGAATTCTCATGTTAATTGACAATTGTTCTGCACACAACATGCTTCCACGTCTAGAAAGGATTCAAGTTGGCTATCTACCATCAAACTGTACAGCCGTTTTACAGCCACTGAATCTTGGTGTAATTCACACCATGAAAGTTTTATATCGGAGTCGACTCTTGAAGCAGATTCTTCTCAACCTCAACagtaataaggaaaaagaaaagatcagcatTAAACAAGCTATTGACATGATAGCTGGGGCATGGTGGTCTGTTAAACAAACCACAGTTGTGAAATGCTGGCAAAAGGCAGGCATTattccaatggaattttctgatACTGATCCAGAAGATGATGAAGAACCAGATACAGCAATTGAAAAACTATGGAATTCAGTTGCTATTGCCACATGTGTTCCAAATGAAGTAACTTTTCAGGACTTTGTAACTGCTGACAATGATTTATTAATATCTCGTGAGTTAATGGATGTGGAAATTGTTGAAAGCATGATGGCTGGTGCAAGCCCAGAAGAAGTTGAAAGTGAAAGTGAGGATGATGAGGGTGTCTCTTTGCTGGAGCAGCCAAAACTAACTATTGCAGAAGCTATCTCAAGTGTAGAAAAACTCAGGCAATTTCTTTCTACATGTACAGATGTTCCTGATGCAGTCTTTGGACAACTAAATGGTATAGATGAATATATAATGACAAGTGTAACACAAACTCTTGTGGAATCCAATATTACAGATTTtctccaaacaaaataa
- the SLC26A2 gene encoding sulfate transporter translates to MSDKEEDCYLSSSNDLVKDENRCHHYHRILLEPQEKKNTDFKECMVKKLKKTCCCSPAKAKKWILGFMPVLQWLPKYDLKKYLLGDIMSGLVVGILLVPQSIAYSLLAGQEPIYGLYTSFFAGIIYFLFGTSRHISVGIFGVLCLMIGEVVDREIHKAGYGVEHTAKPGIFNHINESVIIPPVNQTSGQICDKSCYAITVGTTVTFIAGIYQIAMGLFQVGFVSVYLSDALLSGFVTGASFTILTSQAKYLLGLNIPRSSGVGSLITTWIYIFKNIHKTNLCDLITSLLCLLVLVPSKELNEHFKSKLKAPIPIELVVVVAATLASHFGKLNEKYGSSIAGHIPTGFLPPKAPDWNLIPNVAVDAIAISIIGFAITVSLSEMFAKKHGYIVKANQEMYAIGFCNIIPAFFHCFTTSAALAKTLVKESTGCQTQVSSVVTALILLLVLLVIAPLFYSLQKCVLGVITIVNLRGALRKFGDLPKMWRLSKMDTLIWFVTMLSSALISTEIGLLIGVCFSMFCVILRTQKPEAPILGHVEESEIYESTCAYKNLQTEPGIKIFRFVAPLYYINKECFKSALYKNTINPVLVKTAQKKAAKRKLKEKMVTFNGCQDEVSMNLSSEPPELHTIVIDCSTLQFLDTAGIQTLKEVRKDYADIGIQVLLAQCNPSVRSSLYHGEYCTKEEETLIFYSVHQAFCFALDLQKQKALHASNGLSTSTD, encoded by the exons ATGTCAGACAAAGAAGAAGATTGCTATTTAAGCTCATCCAATGACCTTGTTAAAGATGAAAACCGGTGCCATCATTATCATAGAATTCTTCTGGagcctcaggagaaaaagaaTACTGACTTTAAAGAATGTATGGTCAAAAAGTTAAAGAAGACTTGCTGTTGTAGCCCAGCCAAAGCAAAAAAATGGATTTTGGGGTTCATGCCAGTCTTACAATGGCTCCCTAagtatgatctgaaaaaataccTTCTTGGAGATATAATGTCTGGATTGGTTGTAGGAATCTTATTAGTCCCACAGTCCATTGCATATTCCCTTCTGGCAGGCCAAGAGCCAATTTATGGTCTGTACACTTCTTTTTTTGCtggaataatttatttcttatttggaaCATCCAGACACATCTCAGTGGGCATTTTTGGAGTGTTATGCCTCATGATTGGTGAAGTAGTTGACCGGGAGATACACAAAGCTGGTTATGGGGTGGAACATACAGCTAAACCTGGAATTTTTAATCACATAAATGAAAGTGTCATCATTCCACCTGTGAACCAAACCTCAGGACAAATCTGTGATAAAAGCTGCTATGCAATTACTGTTGGCACAACAGTAACTTTCATAGCTGGAATTTATCAG ATAGCCATGGGCCTGTTTCAAGTTGGCTTTGTCTCTGTCTACCTATCCGATGCTTTGCTGAGCGGATTTGTCACTGGTGCCTCCTTTACTATTCTTACTTCTCAGGCCAAATATCTTCTAGGACTAAACATCCCTCGAAGTAGTGGTGTGGGCTCTCTTATCACTACCTggatatatattttcaaaaacattcaCAAGACcaatctctgtgacctcattacTAGTCTTTTGTGCCTTCTTGTCCTTGTGCCAAGCAAGGAACTCAATGAACACTTCAAATCCAAGCTTAAGGCACCAATTCCCATTGAGTTGGTAGTTGTTGTGGCGGCCACACTGGCATCTCATTTTGGCAAACTGAATGAGAAGTATGGCTCCAGTATAGCTGGACACATTCCTACTGGGTTCCTGCCCCCCAAAGCACCAGACTGGAACTTGATTCCCAATGTGGCTGTTGATGCAATAGCTATTTCCATCATTGGTTTTGCTATCACTGTGTCACTGTCAGAGATGTTTGCCAAGAAGCATGGCTACATAGTCAAGGCCAACCAAGAAATGTATGCCATTGGTTTTTGTAATATCATTCCTGCCTTCTTTCACTGCTTCACAACCAGTGCAGCTCTTGCCAAGACCTTAGTCAAAGAATCAACAGGCTGTCAGACTCAAGTTTCTAGTGTGGTGACAGCATTGATTCTTTTATTGGTCCTCCTTGTAATAGCACCTTTATTCTACTCACTTCAAAAATGTGTCCTTGGAGTGATAACCATTGTAAATCTTCGGGGAGCTCTTCGAAAGTttggtgatttgcccaagatgtGGAGGCTTAGCAAAATGGATACACTTATTTGGTTTGTTACTATGCTTTCCTCTGCACTGATAAGTACTGAAATTGGTTTGCTTATTGGGGTCTGCTTCTCTATGTTTTGTGTCATCCTTCGTACTCAGAAGCCAGAAGCTCCTATACTTGGTCATGTGGAAGAGTCTGAAATCTATGAGTCCACGTGTGCCTACAAGAATCTTCAGACTGAGCCAGGAATTAAGATTTTTCGTTTTGTAGCTCCCCTCTATTATATCaacaaagaatgttttaaatCTGCTTTGTACAAGAATACTATCAATCCAGTCTTAGTGAAGACAGCACAGAAGAAAGCAGCAAAGAGAAAGCTTAAAGAGAAAATGGTGACTTTCAATGGCTGTCAGGATGAAGTTTCTATGAACCTCTCTTCTGAGCCCCCAGAGCTCCATACCATAGTGATTGACTGCAGTACCTTGCAATTTTTAGATACAGCAGGAATCCAGACCCTCAAAGAAGTTCGCAAAGATTATGCAGACATTGGTATCCAGGTTCTCCTCGCTCAGTGCAATCCTTCTGTGAGGAGTTCACTGTACCATGGAGAGTACTGCACAAAAGAGGAGGAAACTCTTATCTTCTACAGTGTACACCAAGCATTTTGTTTTGCCCTGGACTTGCAAAAACAGAAAGCATTGCATGCTTCCAATGGTTTAAGTACTTCTACTGACTGA